A single genomic interval of Deltaproteobacteria bacterium harbors:
- a CDS encoding nucleotidyl transferase AbiEii/AbiGii toxin family protein — protein sequence MPDTFYTDRLYPFMDKLLSLLAAADAPFYLTGGTALGRHYLQHRYSDDLDLFVNQAADFRDQVKKALEALRRGGVSFAAGTAADTFVRILARDGALTLKVDFINDVAFHYGDLQEAHFYPRIDNWRNILSNKLCALSRREPKDLADILSITRRFSFAWPEIFGEARQKDLWVDPLEIARIIEEFPVALLTAVKWEQPVDPDASAAALKTLHSDIFHGQTNSLFTLSPGKTLKCKTPKTAK from the coding sequence ATGCCCGACACGTTTTATACGGATAGACTCTATCCTTTCATGGACAAGTTGCTGTCCCTGCTCGCGGCGGCGGATGCGCCATTTTATCTGACTGGCGGGACGGCGCTCGGCAGGCATTACCTCCAGCATCGCTACTCCGACGATCTCGATCTTTTCGTCAATCAGGCGGCGGATTTTCGGGATCAGGTCAAAAAAGCCCTGGAGGCCCTGCGCCGCGGCGGCGTGTCGTTCGCTGCGGGCACGGCTGCCGACACATTCGTCCGGATCCTGGCCCGCGACGGGGCGTTGACCCTAAAAGTTGATTTCATCAATGATGTGGCGTTTCACTATGGCGATCTTCAGGAGGCGCATTTTTATCCCCGCATCGACAACTGGCGGAATATCCTTTCGAACAAGCTCTGCGCCCTTTCCCGGCGGGAGCCGAAAGACCTGGCCGATATCCTCTCCATCACTCGGCGCTTTTCCTTTGCCTGGCCGGAGATTTTCGGTGAAGCCCGCCAGAAGGATCTCTGGGTTGATCCCCTGGAAATTGCCCGGATAATTGAGGAGTTCCCCGTCGCTTTGCTGACCGCAGTGAAGTGGGAACAGCCGGTTGATCCGGATGCCAGCGCCGCTGCCTTGAAGACGCTCCATTCGGACATTTTCCACGGACAAACGAACTCCCTGTTCACTTTGTCCCCCGGCAAAACGCTAAAATGCAAGACCCCAAAAACTGCTAAATGA
- a CDS encoding type II toxin-antitoxin system HicA family toxin, with product MPKTPSMSSKDFVSLIEKAGAVFVRQGSTDHAIYARIVDGKRYSAPVLMGKKTLDPNYCKRVFRQLKLTDQEIEEVLSKK from the coding sequence ATGCCTAAGACTCCCTCGATGTCCAGTAAGGATTTTGTGAGCCTGATCGAGAAAGCCGGCGCCGTATTTGTCCGGCAGGGCAGTACTGATCATGCGATCTATGCGAGGATTGTTGACGGTAAGAGGTATTCAGCTCCCGTTCTAATGGGTAAAAAGACACTGGACCCGAACTATTGCAAACGGGTTTTCAGGCAGTTGAAATTAACTGATCAAGAGATCGAGGAAGTATTGTCGAAAAAGTAA